A window from Streptomyces sp. NBC_00335 encodes these proteins:
- a CDS encoding metallophosphoesterase produces MVEGSMTQGAGQGPAVRTDTERDFRLPVAEPASHTVPPGAAAAGRGGPAGLGADAPVYGEYPAYYAAGPAPVPAQHGYGHEAPYGAVGALGEPGRPMGHVPEDSDPEGYTPTQRDLPVIGRGALGGPGDTVQIQYVPQETPGEGPGPLYVVGDVHGYIDELVAELQLQGLIDADRNWSAGNARLWFLGDFTDRGPDGIGVIDLVMRLSAEAAAAGGYCKALMGNHELLLIGAKRFGDTPVVSGAGTATFQAAWLLNGGQRTDMDRLQDVHLQWMSRLDAAVLVEDHLLLHSDTTAYLDYGDSVEDVNDTIHELLNRNDADITWDLFRKFTKRFAFRDEETGPQAVRELIGTYGGSRVVHGHSPIPYLLGEVGTEDGDGAHGPEAVVGPHVYAEGLAIAMDGGVTMAGKLLVVQLPLND; encoded by the coding sequence GTGGTGGAGGGGTCGATGACTCAGGGGGCCGGTCAGGGACCCGCGGTGCGGACGGACACCGAGCGGGACTTCCGGTTGCCGGTCGCCGAACCCGCCTCGCATACCGTCCCCCCGGGGGCCGCAGCAGCCGGAAGGGGCGGCCCCGCGGGGCTCGGGGCGGACGCCCCCGTCTACGGCGAGTACCCCGCGTACTACGCCGCGGGCCCGGCACCCGTCCCCGCGCAGCACGGATACGGCCACGAAGCCCCGTACGGTGCCGTCGGCGCCCTCGGTGAGCCCGGCCGTCCGATGGGCCACGTCCCCGAGGACAGCGACCCCGAGGGGTACACCCCGACGCAGCGCGACCTCCCCGTCATCGGGCGCGGCGCCCTCGGCGGCCCCGGCGACACCGTCCAGATCCAGTACGTTCCCCAAGAGACCCCCGGCGAGGGCCCCGGACCGCTCTACGTCGTCGGCGACGTCCACGGCTACATCGACGAACTCGTCGCCGAACTGCAGCTCCAGGGGCTCATCGACGCCGACCGCAACTGGTCCGCCGGCAACGCCCGGCTCTGGTTCCTCGGCGACTTCACCGACCGCGGCCCCGACGGCATCGGGGTCATCGACCTCGTCATGCGGCTCTCCGCCGAAGCCGCCGCCGCGGGCGGCTACTGCAAGGCCCTCATGGGCAACCACGAGCTGCTGCTCATCGGCGCCAAGCGGTTCGGGGACACCCCCGTCGTCTCCGGCGCCGGCACCGCCACCTTCCAGGCCGCCTGGCTCCTCAACGGCGGCCAGCGCACCGACATGGACCGGCTTCAGGACGTCCACCTCCAGTGGATGTCCCGGCTGGACGCGGCGGTCCTGGTGGAGGACCACCTGCTCCTCCACTCCGACACCACCGCCTACCTCGACTACGGCGACTCCGTCGAGGACGTCAACGACACCATCCACGAACTGCTCAACCGCAACGACGCCGACATCACCTGGGACCTCTTCCGCAAATTCACCAAGCGCTTCGCCTTCCGCGACGAGGAGACCGGCCCCCAGGCCGTACGCGAGCTCATCGGCACCTACGGCGGCAGTCGCGTCGTGCACGGCCACAGCCCCATCCCGTACCTGCTGGGCGAGGTGGGCACCGAGGACGGCGACGGGGCACACGGTCCCGAGGCCGTCGTCGGCCCCCACGTCTACGCGGAAGGCCTGGCCATCGCCATGGACGGCGGCGTGACGATGGCGGGCAAACTACTCGTCGTGCAACTCCCGCTGAACGACTGA
- a CDS encoding LacI family DNA-binding transcriptional regulator, with the protein MTAAGKHQVSRTETTRRAAGRQGRAGIRDVAAAAGVSITTVSDALNGKGRLPDATRRHVREVADRLGYRPSAAARTLRTGKSGLIGLTVTTYGDEPFTFTEFAYFAEMARAATSAALARGYALVILPATSRHDVWSNVALDGTVVIDPSDHDPVVTELVRQGLPVVSDGRPAGSLPVTAWVDNDHEAAVLGLLDHLAAAGARRIGLLTGTTTDTYTRLSTTAYLRWCERVGQDPVYESYPAHDPCAGAVAADRLLARPDRPDAVYGLFDPNGTDLLAAARRYGLRVPEDLLLVCCSESTVYANTEPPITTLSLKPRRIGTAVVQLLIDAIEGVDTGGPVEQVIPTELIIRTSSQRRQPRTTVSPPRSPAQD; encoded by the coding sequence ATGACAGCAGCAGGGAAGCATCAGGTGAGCCGGACCGAGACCACCCGGCGGGCCGCCGGCCGACAGGGCCGGGCCGGCATCAGGGACGTGGCCGCTGCGGCGGGCGTCTCGATCACGACCGTCTCCGACGCCCTCAACGGGAAGGGACGGCTGCCGGACGCCACCCGCCGCCACGTTCGCGAGGTCGCAGACCGGCTGGGCTACCGCCCTTCCGCGGCGGCCCGCACCCTCCGTACCGGCAAGTCGGGCCTCATCGGCCTGACCGTGACGACCTACGGGGATGAACCTTTCACCTTCACCGAATTCGCGTACTTCGCCGAGATGGCCAGGGCCGCCACCTCCGCCGCGCTCGCTCGCGGCTACGCCCTCGTCATCCTCCCCGCCACCTCCCGACACGACGTCTGGTCCAACGTGGCCCTCGACGGCACCGTCGTCATCGACCCCTCCGACCACGATCCGGTCGTCACCGAACTGGTCCGCCAGGGTCTGCCCGTCGTCTCCGACGGACGCCCCGCCGGCTCACTCCCCGTCACCGCCTGGGTCGACAACGACCACGAGGCCGCCGTACTGGGCCTCCTCGACCACCTCGCCGCCGCCGGAGCCCGCCGCATCGGGCTGCTGACCGGCACCACCACCGACACCTACACCAGGCTCTCCACCACGGCCTACCTGCGCTGGTGCGAGCGCGTGGGCCAGGACCCCGTCTACGAGTCCTACCCCGCCCACGATCCGTGCGCCGGCGCCGTCGCCGCCGACCGGCTGCTCGCCCGGCCCGACCGGCCCGACGCCGTCTACGGTCTGTTCGACCCCAACGGCACCGACCTGCTCGCCGCCGCCCGGCGCTACGGCCTGCGCGTTCCCGAGGATCTGCTGCTCGTGTGCTGCAGCGAATCCACCGTGTACGCCAACACCGAACCGCCCATCACCACCCTGTCCCTCAAACCCCGCCGCATCGGCACCGCCGTCGTCCAGCTGCTCATCGACGCCATCGAGGGCGTCGACACGGGCGGACCCGTCGAACAGGTCATCCCGACCGAGCTGATCATCCGTACCTCGTCCCAGCGCAGGCAGCCCCGTACGACCGTCAGCCCGCCCCGATCCCCGGCACAGGACTGA
- the hisC gene encoding histidinol-phosphate transaminase has product MSEKSPKLRAELDGIPTYKPGKPAAAGGPVAFKLSSNENPYPPLPGVLESAVAAAGQFNRYPDMACTGLVNELAERFGVPVEHIATGTGSVGVAQSLIQSTAGPGDEVIYAWRSFEAYPIIVQISGATSVQVPLAEGDVHDLDAMFEAITERTRLIFVCNPNNPTGTAVRRAELERFLDRVPSDILIVLDEAYKEFVRDVEVPDGIELYRSRPNVAVLRTFSKAYGLAGLRVGFAVAHEPVAAALRKTAVPFGVSQLAQDAAVASLRAEDELMGRVGSLVSERARVYGTLLAQGWTVVPETQANFVWMRLGERTADFAAACEKAGVVVRPFAGEGLRVTIGEPEANDLFLHTAEAFFKEL; this is encoded by the coding sequence GTGAGCGAGAAGAGCCCGAAGCTGCGCGCCGAGCTGGACGGCATCCCCACCTACAAGCCCGGAAAGCCCGCGGCAGCGGGCGGTCCGGTCGCTTTCAAGCTGTCCTCGAACGAGAACCCGTACCCGCCCCTGCCTGGGGTGCTGGAGAGCGCGGTCGCGGCGGCCGGCCAGTTCAACCGCTACCCGGACATGGCGTGCACCGGCCTGGTGAACGAGCTCGCGGAGCGGTTCGGGGTTCCGGTCGAGCACATCGCCACCGGCACCGGCTCGGTCGGCGTCGCCCAGTCGCTGATCCAGTCGACGGCGGGTCCGGGCGACGAGGTCATCTACGCCTGGCGGTCTTTCGAGGCTTATCCGATCATCGTTCAGATCTCGGGTGCGACCTCGGTCCAGGTTCCGCTGGCCGAGGGGGACGTGCACGACCTGGACGCGATGTTCGAGGCGATCACCGAGCGGACCCGCCTGATCTTCGTCTGCAACCCCAACAACCCCACCGGCACCGCGGTCCGCCGTGCGGAGCTGGAGCGGTTCCTGGACCGGGTGCCCTCCGACATCCTCATCGTCCTCGACGAGGCGTACAAGGAGTTCGTCCGCGACGTCGAGGTCCCGGACGGCATCGAGCTCTACCGCAGCCGCCCCAACGTCGCCGTGCTGCGTACGTTCTCCAAGGCGTACGGGCTCGCGGGCCTGCGCGTCGGCTTCGCGGTGGCGCACGAGCCGGTGGCCGCGGCGCTGCGCAAGACCGCGGTGCCCTTCGGCGTCAGCCAGCTCGCCCAGGACGCGGCGGTCGCCTCGCTGCGGGCCGAGGACGAGCTGATGGGCCGCGTCGGGTCGCTGGTGAGCGAGCGCGCCCGGGTCTACGGGACGCTGCTGGCCCAGGGCTGGACGGTGGTGCCCGAGACGCAGGCCAACTTCGTGTGGATGCGGCTCGGAGAGCGGACCGCCGACTTCGCGGCGGCCTGCGAGAAGGCCGGCGTGGTGGTCCGGCCCTTCGCGGGCGAGGGCCTGCGGGTCACGATCGGCGAGCCCGA